A window of Bos taurus isolate L1 Dominette 01449 registration number 42190680 breed Hereford chromosome 19, ARS-UCD2.0, whole genome shotgun sequence contains these coding sequences:
- the HEXIM2 gene encoding protein HEXIM2 isoform X1: MKDWEQKKVASPNQPPPAALEEAKISGTCGSPRTSPEPHDPGGSQPLTPRMESHSEEEDRPGAGGGLGWNGRSPRTQSLGACSAEAMLARKKHRRRPSKRKRHWRPYLELSWAEKQQRDERQSQRASRVREEMFAKGQPVAPYNTTQFLMNDRDPEEPNLDVPQGASHPGSSGESEAGDSDGQGRARGEFQQKDFSEAYERYHTESLQGRSKEELVRDYLDLERRLSQAEEEMRRLRQLRGCTNWRPCYQVEELAAEVERLRTENQRLRQENEMWNREGGRRGGQPGS; encoded by the coding sequence ATCTCTGGCACTTGTGGGAGCCCCCGAACATCCCCTGAGCCTCATGACCCTGGAGGTTCCCAGCCCCTGACCCCTCGGATGGAGAGCCACTCAGAGGAGGAAGACCGTCCTGGGGCCGGCGGTGGCCTGGGCTGGAATGGTAGGAGTCCCCGCACCCAGAGCCTAGGGGCTTGTTCCGCAGAGGCCATGCTGGCCCGGAAGAAACACCGCCGGCGGCCCTCAAAGCGCAAGAGGCACTGGCGGCCCTACTTGGAGCTCAGCTGGGCTGAAAAGCAACAGCGGGACGAGAGGCAGAGCCAGCGGGCCTCCCGGGTCCGAGAGGAGATGTTCGCCAAAGGCCAGCCTGTAGCACCCTACAACACCACCCAGTTCCTGATGAACGACCGAGACCCCGAGGAGCCCAACCTGGATGTGCCCCAGGGGGCCTCCCACCCAGGCTCCAGCGGGGAGAGTGAGGCCGGGGACAGTGACGGGCAGGGCCGTGCTCGTGGGGAGTTCCAGCAGAAGGATTTCTCCGAGGCCTACGAGCGGTATCACACTGAGAGCCTGCAGGGCCGCAGCAAGGAGGAACTGGTGCGAGACTACCTGGATCTGGAGAGGCGGCTGTCCCAAGCTGAGGAGGAGATGAGGAGGCTGCGGCAGCTGCGGGGATGCACCAACTGGCGCCCCTGTTACCAAGTGGAGGAACTGGCTGCCGAGGTAGAGAGGCTCCGGACGGAGAACCAGCGACTTCGGCAGGAGAATGAGATGTGGAACCGAGAAGGTGGCCGCCGTGGTGGGCAGCCAGGCAGCTAG